The Dyadobacter sandarakinus DNA window ATGGCCTCTATTGCAGCTACAGTAGGTATCCCGGACCGGTTCGCCTATTCTACGGCCAAGGGGGCTGTTTATTCCATGACCTTATCAGTAGCCAGGGATTACCTGGCAGACAATATCCGCTGCAACAGCATTTCCCCGGCGCGGGTACATACGCCGTTTGTAGATGGGTTTATTGCAAAGAATTACCCGGGTAAGGAAGCCGAAATGTTTGAAAAATTATCAAAAACCCAGCCCATTGGCAGAATGGCAAAGCCCGAAGAGATCGGTGCTATGGCCCTCTACCTTTGTTCGGACGAAGCAGGCTTTATTACCGGCTGCGACTATCTGATTGACGGCGGGTTTGAGAAGTTGAATAATTGATGGGCTGTCGGCTATCGGCGATCGGCTATCAGCCTTAGTTTGATATTTACAAATAGCCGAAAGCTGACTGCCGACCGCCGAAATAAACCCAGCTTACAGCAGTACTTTCCCTTTTATTATAAAATCTTATATCCCAAAAAGGCCGGAAGCTACGTGCTGAAAGCCGAGACCAGCTTATGAAACTCTTTCGATTTGGTGCTTTTGAGCAGGAAAAACCGGGCGTAGTGCTCGAAGATGGCAGAAAAATAGATGTATCTGCTTTTGGAGAAGATTTCAACGAAAAGTTCTTTGCTACTGACGGTATTGCAAGACTTGGTGCCTGGCTGGAAACCCATGCTGCAGAGGCGCCGGAAGTAGCCGATGGATTTCGGTTTGGATCCTGCATTGCACGTCCTTCCAAGATCGTGTGCATCGGAATGAACTATGCCAAACATGCCTACGAGTCAGGTGCAACCGAACTTCCCAAAGAGCCCATCGTATTTTTTAAATCTACTTCCGCACTTTGCGGCCCCAATGATCAGGTAATTATCCCGCGCAACTCCGAAAAAACCGACTGGGAAGTGGAGCTTGCCGTGATCATCGGCAAACGGGCCAGCTACGTGGACGAAGCGGATGCGTTGGATTATGTAGCCGGGTACGCCGTGCATAATGATTACTCCGAGCGTGCATTCCAGATGGAGCGTGGCGGACAGTGGGTAAAAGGCAAAAGCAATGATACGTTTGCGCCGCTGGGACCTTACCTGGTTACCTCCGACGAGGTTGGAAACGCCAATAGTCTTGACCTCTGGCTGTCACTGAATGGAAAAAAGATCCAGGACAGTAATACATCCGACATGATTTTTCAGGTACCCTTTCTGATCAGCTATCTGAGCCAGTTTATGTCCCTGCTGCCAGGCGATGTAATTACCACGGGTACCCCCGCAGGCGTAGGCCTCGGCATGAAGCCCAATGTTTACCTCAAACCCGGTGACATCGTAGAGCTGGGCATTGAAAAGCTGGGCGAGCAGCGGCAGGAGGCAGTGGCGTGGAGGAGCTTGGGGTAGTCAGGGTTGGTCAGGGATGGTCAGATGTGGTCAAGTATGGTCAGGTATGGTCAGGTATGGTCACTTATTTTAGTAAAGTGTATCAGCTTTACAATCTCGGTGTAGCGTTCGGGAACTTTGATAAGCCAAAGTTCTTTTGAGCACTGCAAAGCCGCCTATTTAAAGCGCTTTAACACCAAAATCATGAGCTAAAAAACCAATGATCAAAGACAACACCTGACAACCCCTGACAATACTTGACAACCCCTGACAGCCCCTGACCACACCTGACCACACCTAACAACCCCAATCCACCCCATACCCCCAATTTCCCCATGACCATTGACAGCCACCAACATTTCTGGGTTTACGACGAAGAGCGGGATGCATGGATTACACCTGATATGCAGGTTATCCGGCGCAACTTTTTGCCTGCGGATTTAAAGCCTGTACTCGATGCCAATCATGTGAGTGGCTGCGTGGCAGTGCAGGCAGGACAGTCCGATTCGGAAACTGAATTTTTGTTGCAATGTGCCGAGGCCAATGATTTCATCAAGGGCGTCGTAGGCTGGATTGATCTTCGGTCAGAGGGTTTGTACGAGAGGCTTGAAAGATACTCGCAGTTTGAAAAGCTGAAAGGTTTCCGGCATGTGGTACAGGCTGAGCCGGCCGGATTTCTTTTACAGTCCGAGTTCATGCGGGGTGTGGGACAGTTGGTTGCATTTGATTTTACTTATGATATCCTGATATACCAGCACCAGCTTGCCGAAGCTGCGCAGTTTGCTGCCAGGCTGCCGAATGTGCGGTTTGTCCTGGACCATCTTGCCAAACCCGATATCAAAAATGGGGATATTACGCAATGGGCTGGCGGGATCAGGGAGCTGGCCGAACTGCCCAATGTATATTGTAAACTGTCCGGCATGGTGACCGAAGCACATTGGAATGAATGGGAAAAGGCCGATTTCAGACCGTACCTGGATGTGGCTGTAGAGGCTTTCGGGACGGACAGGCTGATGTTTGGCTCCGACTGGCCGGTATGTCTTGTGGCTGCTGAATATGAAGGAGCAAAAGGCATTTTAACGGATTATCTGAGCATGTTTTCCGATGCAGAGATGAAGCAGGTAATGGGTGGAAATGCGGTGGAGTTTTACAATCTGGATATGTACTGATGAAAAGATATTGCATGGCCGTAGATCTGGTGGATGATCCTGTGATGATCGCTGAGTACGAGTCTTACCACAAGCAGATCCGGCCCGAAATCGAGAAGAGCATCCTGGATGCCGGTGTAACCCAGATGGAGATTTTCAGGGTAGGCAACAGGTTGTTTATGATCATGGAAACGGTGGACGATTTCAGTTTTGAAAGCAAGGCTCAAATGGATGCTTCCAACCCGAAAGTGCAGGAGTGGGAGCAGCTCATGTGGAAATACCAGCGGGCACTGCCTGTATCCAGGCCAGGAGAAAAATGGGTGCTGATGGACCAGATTTTTGCCCTCAGGTAGTCCCGGAAAAGTATTGTGAAACCAGTATGAAAGAAGTTTGAGCAGAGTTGTCCTTTTATTCCTGACGATTATTTTATCCCTCACACTATACGCCTCCCGACCGAGGCGACCAGTGGAGATTAAGGTGATGAGCTTTAACATCCGGCATGGAACCAACCGGAATGAGGAGCCCAATCTCAGGGAAATTCTGGAAGTAATCAGGGAAAACAAGCCGGAGCTGGTTGCATTACAGGCAGTTGACAGCCTGGTAGACAGTAAAAAGGTGCAGTTTCAGCTGAGGCAGCTGGCGGTTCAAACCGGGATGCATTACATGTACGCTGTCGCGGATACCAGTGAAAACGGGACGCAGGGGATTGGGATACTGTCGGAGTGGCCTTTTGAAAATACACAGGTAATACGGCTTCCGGGCACACCTGGTGCTGATCCAAAAGTACTTTCCTGCGGGCTGATCACTGCTGCCAGGGGGCTCACGTTCCGGTTTTGCAATGCACGGCTCGAATATGCATCGGTTATAGACCGGGCATTGCAGGCCGCTTACATTAATCAGATGCTTGTCAACAGCATCCAGCCCGTGGTAATCGGGATGGATATGGGGGCAAGGCCCAATGAGCAGCCCTACTTTTCATTCAGGAAGAAGTGGCAGGATGCGGCGGAAGGCTCCTGGTTTCAGACCTGGAACGAAGGTCTTCCCGGCGACAGGCTTGATTATATTTTTGTGCTGATGAACAGCAGAGTGCGCGTCAAGAATTACAAGGTGATCAGGAATCATCCGTTTGTATCCGATCATTATCCCATTATAGCTACCGTTGAATTTTGGTAAAATGAGTTATGCAAATTTAAAAATCGGCCTGTTCATTCCCTGCTATGTAGACCAGTTTTATCCGCAGGTAGGCGTTGCCACGCTCGAACTGCTTGAAAAGCTTGGCTGCACGGTACTATTTCCACTGGACCAGACCTGCTGCGGCCAGCCTATGGCAAATTCGGGCTTTGAGCACCTGGCTGGTGGCTGCGACCGGCATTTTTATGACCTCTTTTCCGCATGTGATTACGTGGTGTCGCCTTCGGGAAGCTGTGTACTGCATGTGAAGGAGCATCTTAAAGTGGAGGGTAAGCCCGAGGAGTCAAAGGTATTCCGTAAAAAGGTATATGAGCTGGTGGAGTTTATCACGGATATCCTCAAAATCGACTTTATTGAAGCCAGCTTCCCGTACCGGGTAGGCTTGCACCAGGGTTGTCACGGACAGCGCGGGCTGCATTTGTCACAGATGTCGGAGCTCAATGCCGAGCCTTTTTCAAAACCGGTTTTGCTTTTGAGTAAGGTAAAGGGATTGGAGCTGATCGAGCTCGACCGGCCTGATGAGTGCTGCGGATTTGGCGGTACTTTTTGCGTGAGTGAAGAGGCGGTTTCCGTGAAAATGGGGAAGGACCGGGTGGAAGACCATATCCGCCATCATGCCGAGGTGATCACCGGCTCGGACATGAGCTGTCTGATGCATTTACAGGGAATATTAAGACGTAAAAACGCCGGCATCCAGGTAAAGCACATTGCCGAAATTCTCAATAGTGCGGTAAAGAAAATACCGGAACCCATCGTGTGAGTCCCGGTAGCTATGAAGGTCAACAGTATGCCTTAACGGTGCAATTCCGGAGAAGACAGATGTTAGTTGATCGATGAAACAACCCGGCTTGTAGTCGTCAGGATGTCAAATGATTGCGCAGCTCTTTCTTTTCCATCCGTGATCTCGAAGGTATAAGTACCGTCTGTCAGTGTGGAGAGATCGAAATATTTGAGATAATTGTTCTCAACACGCTTGTTTTCAGCAAACAGTACATTCTTGTCGGTATCAAGGATACGTACCAGCACGGTTTTGGATGCAGGATTGCTGTATGATACGCGGAATTGCATGGGCTTGATCTGCAGAATGCTCAGTTTTTCTGCAACTGTTTTTTTCTCTGTCGCAGTGGTGTTGTCCTGCACATTTGCAGCAAATGCCGAACCTGAATACAGCATGCCCGCAAGAGCAGCGATCATAATTGATTTGATATTTTTCATAGGAGTAAA harbors:
- a CDS encoding fumarylacetoacetate hydrolase family protein gives rise to the protein MKLFRFGAFEQEKPGVVLEDGRKIDVSAFGEDFNEKFFATDGIARLGAWLETHAAEAPEVADGFRFGSCIARPSKIVCIGMNYAKHAYESGATELPKEPIVFFKSTSALCGPNDQVIIPRNSEKTDWEVELAVIIGKRASYVDEADALDYVAGYAVHNDYSERAFQMERGGQWVKGKSNDTFAPLGPYLVTSDEVGNANSLDLWLSLNGKKIQDSNTSDMIFQVPFLISYLSQFMSLLPGDVITTGTPAGVGLGMKPNVYLKPGDIVELGIEKLGEQRQEAVAWRSLG
- a CDS encoding amidohydrolase family protein; this translates as MTIDSHQHFWVYDEERDAWITPDMQVIRRNFLPADLKPVLDANHVSGCVAVQAGQSDSETEFLLQCAEANDFIKGVVGWIDLRSEGLYERLERYSQFEKLKGFRHVVQAEPAGFLLQSEFMRGVGQLVAFDFTYDILIYQHQLAEAAQFAARLPNVRFVLDHLAKPDIKNGDITQWAGGIRELAELPNVYCKLSGMVTEAHWNEWEKADFRPYLDVAVEAFGTDRLMFGSDWPVCLVAAEYEGAKGILTDYLSMFSDAEMKQVMGGNAVEFYNLDMY
- a CDS encoding L-rhamnose mutarotase; translated protein: MKRYCMAVDLVDDPVMIAEYESYHKQIRPEIEKSILDAGVTQMEIFRVGNRLFMIMETVDDFSFESKAQMDASNPKVQEWEQLMWKYQRALPVSRPGEKWVLMDQIFALR
- a CDS encoding endonuclease/exonuclease/phosphatase family protein; this encodes MSRVVLLFLTIILSLTLYASRPRRPVEIKVMSFNIRHGTNRNEEPNLREILEVIRENKPELVALQAVDSLVDSKKVQFQLRQLAVQTGMHYMYAVADTSENGTQGIGILSEWPFENTQVIRLPGTPGADPKVLSCGLITAARGLTFRFCNARLEYASVIDRALQAAYINQMLVNSIQPVVIGMDMGARPNEQPYFSFRKKWQDAAEGSWFQTWNEGLPGDRLDYIFVLMNSRVRVKNYKVIRNHPFVSDHYPIIATVEFW
- a CDS encoding (Fe-S)-binding protein; protein product: MSYANLKIGLFIPCYVDQFYPQVGVATLELLEKLGCTVLFPLDQTCCGQPMANSGFEHLAGGCDRHFYDLFSACDYVVSPSGSCVLHVKEHLKVEGKPEESKVFRKKVYELVEFITDILKIDFIEASFPYRVGLHQGCHGQRGLHLSQMSELNAEPFSKPVLLLSKVKGLELIELDRPDECCGFGGTFCVSEEAVSVKMGKDRVEDHIRHHAEVITGSDMSCLMHLQGILRRKNAGIQVKHIAEILNSAVKKIPEPIV